From a region of the Paenibacillus segetis genome:
- a CDS encoding CapA family protein, with translation MSLSRMEKNKRRKKKKSPRQGRVWVALNLTLITAIVVLGTYFYIEQRFQPSKEVTSQQGAISNEGNGTVPSDQIDSVDPAVGTSVPDGTENEEIDEPESKPDTDLNQGEGDAQPNEGLEGEDTLLLHFAGDTMFSDRVAQTLNIEGYEYPFKHISDLFQNDDLSLVNLETPVTSFGTKAEDKTFVFKSSPEVLPFMAKSGIDAVNLANNHILDQGAQGLLDTISHLKDNDIKYFGAGSDTKEAYAPIYIERKGIKIAICGFSRVIPKSDWAAGKGKPGVATTYDSTLALKAIKTAKEHADIVLVMVHWGKERTTVLEKHQTSLAHEYIDAGADLVIGGHPHVMQGIEQYKGKWIVYSTGNFIFTKNANVPDTWETAIFETKCNRKGACDLKMIPYLTEVGQPVPMNYEDGVKLFQRVESLSSGVKIANSGEVTSVSP, from the coding sequence ATGAGTTTATCAAGAATGGAAAAGAACAAGCGTAGAAAAAAGAAAAAAAGTCCACGCCAAGGTCGTGTTTGGGTTGCGTTAAACCTGACGCTTATTACGGCTATTGTGGTATTAGGGACTTATTTTTATATTGAGCAACGTTTCCAGCCGAGTAAAGAGGTTACGTCCCAACAAGGAGCAATCTCAAATGAGGGAAACGGAACTGTTCCATCAGATCAGATCGATTCTGTTGATCCAGCGGTCGGAACTTCAGTGCCAGATGGAACTGAGAATGAAGAGATAGATGAACCGGAGTCGAAGCCTGATACGGACTTGAATCAAGGAGAAGGAGATGCACAACCTAATGAAGGATTGGAAGGGGAAGACACACTGCTCCTTCACTTTGCGGGAGACACGATGTTCTCTGACCGGGTTGCGCAAACGTTGAATATAGAGGGGTATGAGTACCCTTTCAAACATATTAGTGACTTGTTTCAAAATGATGATCTGAGTTTAGTCAATTTGGAGACGCCGGTTACTTCGTTTGGTACGAAGGCCGAAGATAAGACGTTTGTATTTAAGTCTTCACCTGAGGTGCTGCCTTTCATGGCTAAGTCGGGAATCGATGCGGTCAATCTCGCGAACAATCATATTTTGGATCAAGGTGCCCAGGGATTGCTAGACACGATCTCACATTTGAAGGACAATGATATTAAATATTTTGGTGCAGGTTCGGATACTAAAGAAGCTTATGCACCTATCTATATTGAACGAAAAGGAATTAAGATTGCGATTTGCGGCTTTAGCCGGGTTATTCCCAAATCAGATTGGGCAGCAGGTAAAGGAAAGCCTGGAGTTGCGACTACATACGACTCTACACTTGCTCTGAAGGCGATAAAGACAGCAAAAGAACATGCTGATATTGTGTTAGTCATGGTACATTGGGGTAAGGAACGTACAACAGTGCTTGAGAAACACCAAACATCACTTGCGCATGAATATATCGATGCAGGTGCGGACCTCGTTATTGGGGGACATCCACATGTCATGCAAGGAATTGAACAATATAAAGGTAAATGGATCGTATACAGCACAGGTAATTTTATTTTTACAAAGAACGCAAATGTGCCGGATACTTGGGAGACCGCTATTTTTGAAACAAAATGTAACCGTAAAGGCGCATGTGACTTGAAAATGATACCTTACTTAACTGAGGTTGGGCAGCCTGTTCCAATGAATTATGAAGATGGAGTCAAGTTATTCCAAAGGGTAGAGAGCTTATCGAGCGGTGTGAAAATTGCAAATTCCGGTGAAGTGACCTCGGTATCCCCATAA
- a CDS encoding ABC-F family ATP-binding cassette domain-containing protein produces the protein MNIMTVENLSKSYGEKVLFQDVTFGMDENDKIGVIGVNGTGKSTFLRVIAGLDEPDGGRVALNNDARITFLAQNPEFDPEITVLRAVFQGGSSELQVVSSYMEAAEMLEQHPADTGFQAQMTKWSQEMDRVQAWGLESEAKSVLSKLGIPDFSKKMGSLSGGQRKRVALASALILPSELLILDEPTNHIDNDSVAWLESYLQKRRGALLLITHDRYFLDRVCNVMLEMDHGRLFRYEANYSRFLELKSEREEREASTEQKRKNLLRTELAWIRRGAKARTTKQKARIERFEKLQGAKTEFKNDSLDISVASTRLGRKIVEIAGLRKSIGDRLLIGDLTYVAVPGDRVGIVGPNGSGKSTLLNMIAGRIEPDQGEVMLGGTVKLGYFTQEHQEMDGKQRVIEYIKDEAEVVSTADGSRITAAQMLERFLFQPAMQWTPIEKLSGGEKRRLYLLRVLMGAPNVLLLDEPTNDLDIGTLTVLEAYLDEFPGAVFVVSHDRYFLDRTVDKIMAFEGDGVVAVHVGDYSEYEERVQGTVEPEKQKSDSTKSGSSSVPNVGKTDQAPSRNEKLKFSFNEQREYDTIDGMVEAAEQRIMDIATSMESAASDAVQLQALMTEQQEAEAELERLMERWTYLNELAEKIESQRNG, from the coding sequence ATGAACATAATGACAGTTGAAAATCTAAGTAAGAGCTATGGGGAAAAGGTATTGTTCCAAGACGTTACCTTCGGCATGGATGAGAACGATAAAATTGGTGTGATCGGTGTGAACGGCACAGGTAAATCTACATTTCTGCGTGTCATTGCTGGATTAGATGAGCCGGATGGTGGACGCGTAGCATTAAACAATGATGCCCGGATTACCTTTTTGGCACAGAATCCAGAGTTTGATCCCGAAATCACTGTGCTCAGAGCCGTATTTCAGGGAGGTAGCTCGGAGCTCCAGGTTGTTTCATCTTATATGGAAGCTGCAGAAATGCTTGAACAACACCCAGCAGACACTGGATTCCAGGCGCAAATGACCAAATGGAGTCAAGAGATGGATCGGGTGCAGGCATGGGGATTAGAAAGTGAAGCAAAAAGCGTGTTGTCTAAGCTCGGAATTCCTGATTTCAGCAAAAAGATGGGGAGTTTATCTGGGGGACAACGTAAGCGCGTAGCTTTGGCATCTGCGTTAATCCTACCTTCAGAGCTGCTCATTCTAGATGAGCCTACAAACCATATCGACAATGATTCTGTCGCCTGGCTAGAGTCTTATCTCCAGAAACGGCGTGGAGCATTACTTTTGATTACCCATGATCGTTATTTCCTTGATCGTGTATGTAATGTGATGCTAGAGATGGATCATGGACGCTTGTTCCGTTATGAAGCCAACTATAGCAGGTTTCTGGAGCTCAAGAGTGAGCGAGAGGAACGGGAGGCATCAACAGAACAGAAACGTAAAAACCTGCTCCGTACGGAGTTAGCTTGGATTCGGCGTGGAGCGAAGGCTCGGACAACCAAGCAGAAGGCGCGGATTGAACGCTTTGAGAAGCTACAAGGTGCCAAGACGGAGTTCAAAAATGACTCCCTTGATATTTCGGTAGCCTCAACAAGGTTGGGCCGCAAAATAGTAGAAATCGCAGGTCTTCGTAAAAGCATTGGAGATCGCCTGCTTATAGGTGATTTGACGTACGTTGCAGTCCCTGGAGACCGCGTGGGTATAGTTGGTCCTAATGGTAGCGGTAAGTCTACCTTACTGAATATGATCGCAGGTCGTATTGAACCCGATCAAGGTGAGGTCATGCTGGGCGGGACGGTTAAGCTAGGCTATTTCACGCAGGAACATCAGGAGATGGACGGTAAGCAACGGGTGATCGAGTATATTAAAGACGAGGCTGAAGTCGTGTCGACTGCAGATGGCTCGCGGATCACGGCTGCGCAAATGTTGGAGCGATTCCTGTTCCAACCTGCGATGCAGTGGACCCCTATTGAGAAGCTATCAGGTGGCGAGAAACGTCGGCTATACTTGCTCCGTGTTCTGATGGGAGCTCCTAACGTTCTATTGCTTGACGAACCAACAAATGACTTGGATATCGGTACATTAACCGTGCTTGAGGCGTACCTTGACGAGTTTCCAGGCGCTGTGTTCGTAGTATCTCATGATCGCTATTTTCTCGACCGTACGGTGGACAAAATTATGGCTTTCGAAGGGGATGGCGTAGTTGCTGTCCATGTTGGAGATTATAGTGAGTACGAGGAACGAGTTCAAGGAACTGTGGAACCGGAGAAACAGAAGAGTGATAGCACCAAAAGCGGTTCAAGTAGCGTACCTAACGTTGGTAAGACCGATCAAGCCCCATCTCGTAACGAGAAGCTTAAGTTCAGTTTTAACGAGCAACGGGAGTACGACACGATTGATGGGATGGTAGAAGCGGCTGAGCAACGAATCATGGATATCGCTACCAGTATGGAGTCTGCGGCAAGTGATGCTGTCCAGTTGCAGGCTTTAATGACAGAGCAACAGGAAGCTGAAGCCGAACTGGAAAGACTGATGGAGCGCTGGACATATTTGAACGAGCTAGCGGAGAAAATTGAGAGTCAGCGAAATGGATGA
- a CDS encoding 2-hydroxyacyl-CoA dehydratase, which translates to MLLHIGMDIGSTTAKIIVMHGVNIVYQEYIRHYSDIQNAILSLWSNVTNQFPNAEATVCISGSSGLTLSKLAGIPFLQEVVACSKAIKHIAPESDTAIELGGEDAKIIYFSGGIEQRMNNACAGGTGAFIDQMAALLETDPAGLDDLASRHETIYPIASRCGVFAKTDIQPLLNEGARREDVAASIFQSIVSQTISGLACGRPIRGKIAFLGGPLTFLPRLRDRFIATLALSEDEVIFPENAQYFVAIGSCLHGAEGSSHSLMEWQSMLTNVNFSADQNKDALLPPLFATAEDLTVFHQRHNTAAAPRGELSTYKGPCFLGIDAGSTTTKLVLTGSDHQILHTFYAGNKGNPLHSLSGALQELYELLPEDCYIAHSCVTGYGEGLIKTAFRVDGGEVETVAHYKAAAHFMPNVDFILDIGGQDMKCIKIRGGAIDTLMLNEACSAGCGSFLESFAKALGVDISEFAKQALLSTKPVDLGSRCTVFMNSKVKQVQKEGASLPDLSAGLAYSVVKNALQKVIKIRNPEDMGQHIIVQGGTFCNDAVLRAFENLTGRQVIRPDIAGMMGAFGAALIAEERYSGQGVTTLLHKDELGNFSYEVSQARCGLCSNTCALTISRFPDKSFHVTGNRCERGATQKKEKSDLPNLVEYKYERIFNYTSLEPAQAIRGTVGLPRVLNMFENYPFWHTFFTQLGYRVVLSPKSSKKLYERGMETIPSESVCYPAKLAHGHIESLLRSKVDFIFYPAVVYEKREDDKADNHFNCPVVASYPEVIRTNMDGLKESGIPLVSPFLNFDNVSVLKKRLLETFPNIPKEELLSAVDEALNESWQAKEDIRAKGDETLANLERTGGKGIVLCGHPYHADPEINHGIAELIIGMGLAVLTEDSISHLGIVKHPLSVVNQWTYHGRMYRAAFFVSERDDLELVQLTSFGCGIDAITADAIQEILENHNKTFTLIKVDEISNLGAARIRLRSLLAAMKEREDRQITAKLSSTPSSPVAFTKEMKETYTILAPQLSPIHFELFETVFREAGYRLKILETANKETTDEGLKFVNNDACYPAIMTIGQIMTALRSGDYDPDRTAVILSQTGGGCRATNYIALLRKALKEANMEQIPVISLNVSGMENQPGFQLNLKTINRLLAAACYGDLLMRLLYRFRPYELQPGATETLFRKWMDQCKLSLQNFSFRHYKEITRNMVSEFESLPKTTISKPRVGIVGEILIKFHPDANNKIVEVIEAEGGEAVVPDFLDFMFYCLYNPIYKADQLGKSKMLGFLNPLLIGYMELYRKPMRQALENSPYLNAPESIYELADKASRLVSIGNQMGEGWFLTAEMMELLDHKVNNIVCIQPFACLPNHITGRGMVKGLKELYPEANITAIDYDAGVSEMNQINRIKLMMSIANGVLC; encoded by the coding sequence ATGTTACTTCATATTGGAATGGACATTGGATCAACAACTGCCAAAATCATTGTCATGCACGGAGTAAATATTGTATATCAGGAATACATACGCCACTATAGTGATATTCAGAATGCCATTTTATCACTATGGAGCAATGTCACGAATCAATTTCCTAATGCTGAGGCCACAGTATGTATTAGTGGTTCATCAGGACTTACGTTATCAAAGCTCGCCGGAATCCCCTTTCTTCAAGAGGTTGTCGCCTGCAGTAAGGCGATAAAGCACATAGCCCCCGAAAGTGATACCGCAATAGAACTCGGCGGTGAAGATGCTAAAATTATTTATTTCAGCGGTGGGATCGAGCAACGAATGAATAATGCTTGCGCCGGTGGAACAGGCGCATTTATTGATCAAATGGCGGCGCTGCTAGAGACCGATCCTGCTGGACTAGATGATTTAGCCAGTCGCCATGAAACGATATATCCCATTGCCTCACGTTGCGGAGTCTTTGCTAAGACAGACATTCAACCACTCTTGAACGAAGGAGCACGCCGTGAGGACGTTGCAGCTTCGATATTTCAAAGTATCGTTAGCCAAACCATAAGTGGATTAGCCTGTGGACGACCCATCCGGGGCAAGATCGCTTTTCTTGGTGGTCCGCTAACATTTCTGCCACGCCTACGCGATCGGTTCATCGCAACGCTAGCGTTATCCGAAGACGAAGTCATTTTCCCAGAAAATGCCCAATATTTCGTAGCTATCGGTTCCTGCTTGCACGGGGCTGAAGGTAGCTCACATAGCCTTATGGAGTGGCAATCTATGCTGACCAACGTCAACTTTAGCGCAGATCAGAATAAAGATGCCCTACTGCCCCCCTTGTTTGCAACTGCAGAAGACCTAACAGTCTTTCATCAGCGTCATAATACCGCAGCGGCTCCTCGCGGAGAACTATCAACATATAAGGGACCCTGCTTTCTCGGTATCGATGCAGGTTCAACTACTACCAAGTTAGTACTGACAGGTTCAGACCATCAAATTTTGCATACTTTCTATGCGGGTAATAAGGGTAATCCGCTCCATTCTCTCTCAGGCGCTCTACAGGAACTATATGAACTGCTTCCTGAGGACTGTTACATCGCTCATTCATGCGTGACGGGATATGGTGAAGGGCTTATTAAGACCGCCTTCCGCGTAGACGGTGGAGAGGTTGAAACCGTTGCCCATTACAAAGCGGCAGCACACTTCATGCCGAATGTTGACTTCATCCTTGATATCGGCGGCCAAGATATGAAATGCATCAAAATTCGTGGCGGAGCCATTGACACCCTAATGTTGAACGAGGCTTGCTCTGCTGGTTGTGGCTCTTTCCTTGAAAGTTTCGCCAAAGCGCTTGGAGTGGATATTTCTGAGTTCGCTAAGCAGGCTCTGTTATCTACAAAACCAGTCGATCTAGGATCACGCTGTACGGTGTTCATGAACTCCAAGGTGAAGCAAGTTCAGAAGGAAGGGGCTTCCCTTCCCGATCTTTCTGCTGGACTCGCATATTCCGTCGTTAAGAATGCTCTGCAGAAAGTGATTAAAATCCGCAATCCAGAAGATATGGGCCAACATATTATCGTGCAAGGTGGAACCTTCTGTAATGATGCTGTGCTGCGCGCATTCGAGAATTTGACCGGACGCCAGGTCATCCGTCCCGATATCGCTGGAATGATGGGAGCTTTTGGCGCTGCATTGATTGCTGAGGAACGATATAGCGGGCAAGGAGTCACTACACTTCTCCATAAAGATGAACTTGGCAACTTCTCATACGAAGTATCCCAAGCTAGATGCGGTCTCTGTAGTAATACATGCGCACTGACGATAAGTCGTTTTCCAGATAAAAGCTTTCATGTTACAGGTAATCGCTGCGAACGAGGAGCAACTCAAAAGAAAGAAAAAAGCGATTTGCCTAATCTAGTGGAATACAAATATGAGCGTATCTTTAATTACACTTCACTTGAGCCAGCACAAGCAATCCGAGGAACAGTTGGCCTGCCAAGGGTTCTGAATATGTTTGAAAATTACCCTTTCTGGCACACCTTTTTTACGCAATTGGGTTACCGAGTTGTGCTCTCACCTAAATCTAGCAAGAAGCTATATGAACGTGGCATGGAGACGATTCCCTCGGAATCGGTCTGCTATCCCGCCAAACTAGCACATGGTCATATTGAAAGCCTACTCCGTAGCAAAGTAGACTTCATCTTCTATCCTGCGGTTGTTTATGAGAAAAGAGAAGACGACAAAGCAGATAATCATTTTAACTGCCCGGTCGTTGCCTCCTATCCAGAAGTAATTCGCACCAATATGGATGGACTAAAGGAATCCGGAATCCCGCTCGTTAGCCCATTTTTAAATTTCGATAATGTCTCCGTGCTTAAGAAGAGACTACTAGAAACGTTTCCGAACATTCCAAAAGAGGAGCTCTTATCAGCTGTAGATGAAGCGTTAAATGAATCGTGGCAAGCGAAAGAGGACATTCGTGCCAAAGGTGACGAGACGCTAGCAAATTTGGAACGTACGGGTGGAAAAGGCATTGTGCTCTGTGGTCACCCCTATCACGCAGACCCTGAAATTAATCATGGCATTGCAGAATTAATCATCGGGATGGGATTAGCTGTACTTACCGAAGATTCTATTTCCCATCTAGGCATTGTGAAGCACCCACTTTCTGTAGTCAATCAGTGGACTTATCATGGTAGAATGTACCGCGCCGCCTTTTTTGTTAGTGAACGAGATGATCTTGAGCTTGTACAACTCACCTCGTTTGGATGCGGTATCGATGCCATAACTGCTGATGCGATTCAAGAAATTCTGGAAAATCATAATAAAACGTTCACCTTAATTAAGGTAGATGAGATTAGTAATTTGGGTGCGGCGCGAATTCGACTGCGGTCTTTACTAGCAGCTATGAAGGAAAGAGAGGATCGTCAGATCACTGCCAAGCTCTCCTCTACTCCCTCCAGCCCAGTTGCCTTTACTAAAGAGATGAAGGAAACTTATACTATTCTCGCACCACAGCTCTCTCCCATTCATTTTGAGTTGTTCGAGACAGTGTTTCGCGAAGCTGGATATAGGCTCAAGATTCTTGAAACCGCAAATAAGGAAACAACGGATGAGGGATTGAAGTTCGTAAACAACGATGCCTGTTATCCAGCCATTATGACGATTGGACAAATCATGACAGCCCTGAGGAGCGGGGATTACGACCCAGACCGAACCGCTGTGATCCTATCTCAGACCGGCGGAGGTTGTCGGGCAACAAATTATATTGCCTTACTTCGCAAGGCACTCAAGGAAGCAAATATGGAGCAAATACCTGTTATATCACTCAACGTCTCTGGTATGGAAAATCAGCCAGGATTCCAATTGAACCTGAAAACAATCAATCGTTTACTTGCCGCCGCATGTTATGGAGACCTATTAATGCGACTACTTTATCGATTCCGCCCCTACGAGTTACAACCAGGTGCAACCGAAACCTTGTTCCGTAAATGGATGGATCAATGTAAATTATCGCTCCAGAACTTCTCTTTCCGACACTACAAGGAGATTACCCGTAATATGGTTTCTGAATTTGAATCATTACCAAAAACTACAATATCTAAGCCACGTGTAGGTATCGTCGGTGAGATTCTCATTAAGTTCCACCCTGACGCTAACAATAAAATCGTAGAAGTGATTGAGGCCGAAGGCGGAGAAGCTGTTGTTCCAGACTTTCTCGATTTCATGTTCTATTGTCTATACAACCCAATTTATAAAGCTGATCAGCTAGGTAAAAGTAAAATGCTGGGATTCTTGAATCCGCTCTTGATTGGATACATGGAGTTATACCGCAAACCCATGAGGCAAGCGCTGGAGAATAGCCCGTACTTAAACGCTCCAGAGAGTATTTACGAACTAGCGGACAAGGCAAGTCGTCTAGTCTCGATCGGCAACCAAATGGGCGAAGGATGGTTCCTAACTGCAGAGATGATGGAACTACTCGATCATAAAGTAAACAACATCGTATGTATTCAGCCATTTGCTTGCCTACCCAATCATATTACGGGACGTGGCATGGTCAAAGGACTGAAGGAACTATACCCAGAAGCCAATATTACCGCCATTGATTACGATGCCGGAGTAAGTGAAATGAACCAAATCAACCGGATCAAGCTCATGATGTCGATTGCCAATGGAGTTCTGTGCTAA
- a CDS encoding MarR family winged helix-turn-helix transcriptional regulator, whose translation MEHSNEVIRNICETTLDIAHNMGRLFCNDGDNIIPSKFFILLAVYRSGKCMITQIAEAVGLSSSANTIAVNKLVQDGLLERIKDEEDKRICWIQITQAGKSALDEMVNKRNVMFETMLHDFSQEELSLFISSLELIRNKFSKIDQI comes from the coding sequence GTGGAACATAGCAATGAAGTTATACGCAACATTTGTGAAACTACACTTGATATTGCCCATAACATGGGGCGATTGTTCTGTAATGATGGTGACAACATTATACCAAGTAAATTTTTTATTCTCCTTGCTGTATATAGAAGCGGAAAATGTATGATCACTCAAATTGCTGAAGCGGTCGGACTCTCATCAAGTGCAAATACCATCGCTGTGAACAAATTGGTCCAAGACGGACTTCTAGAACGGATCAAGGACGAAGAAGACAAACGAATCTGCTGGATCCAAATAACACAAGCAGGAAAATCTGCTTTGGATGAAATGGTCAACAAACGTAATGTCATGTTCGAAACCATGCTCCACGATTTCTCCCAAGAGGAACTTTCCTTGTTCATTTCATCATTGGAGTTAATTCGGAACAAATTCTCAAAGATTGATCAAATTTAA
- a CDS encoding DUF92 domain-containing protein: protein MSWIIGALCALFVSVAAYWKGSLSLSGMVAALVMGTVYYGAGNMFWFGILLLFFITSSVFSKLRGERKLELEKSYAKSGRRDWMQVFANGGLGMLACIGNFIWPHPAWEYFFVGSMAAVTADTWATEWGGLSKKAPRSVITWERVPAGTSGGVSLLGSLAALAGAIMIGGAAWILLKWTGSSVATSLFLWKWVIIGGVSGIVGAFADSFLGGTLQSMNRCVVCGKSVEVSTHCDRDTVHERGLAWLNNDMVNLISSLATGCIAWALGMIWI from the coding sequence ATGAGTTGGATTATTGGGGCGCTATGCGCCCTCTTCGTTTCTGTAGCGGCATATTGGAAGGGTTCGCTTAGCTTGTCCGGGATGGTTGCGGCACTCGTGATGGGAACCGTGTATTATGGTGCAGGAAACATGTTCTGGTTCGGTATATTGCTACTATTCTTTATCACCTCCTCTGTATTCTCTAAATTGCGTGGTGAACGGAAGCTGGAGCTCGAGAAATCCTACGCGAAAAGTGGACGAAGAGATTGGATGCAAGTATTTGCCAACGGTGGATTAGGCATGTTGGCTTGTATTGGAAATTTCATTTGGCCGCACCCAGCATGGGAATATTTCTTTGTAGGCTCTATGGCAGCCGTTACAGCAGATACCTGGGCGACAGAGTGGGGAGGCCTCAGCAAGAAAGCACCAAGATCGGTGATTACCTGGGAAAGAGTCCCGGCTGGAACGTCAGGTGGAGTGTCATTGCTTGGTAGTTTAGCAGCATTAGCAGGAGCTATTATGATTGGCGGAGCCGCTTGGATCCTGCTAAAATGGACAGGGAGTAGCGTAGCCACATCACTTTTCCTATGGAAATGGGTTATAATTGGTGGGGTGTCTGGGATCGTTGGTGCTTTTGCCGACTCATTCTTAGGTGGAACACTTCAAAGTATGAATCGCTGTGTTGTTTGTGGTAAAAGCGTTGAAGTGAGCACGCATTGTGACCGGGATACGGTTCATGAGCGGGGACTCGCTTGGCTTAATAATGATATGGTGAATTTGATCAGTTCCCTTGCTACGGGATGTATCGCTTGGGCGCTCGGGATGATTTGGATATAA
- a CDS encoding glycerophosphodiester phosphodiesterase, which produces MHNPCVAHRGFSSQAPENTMAAITLAMEQPYVNWVEVDVQLSKDGVPLLIHDYTLNRTTSGRGPVRDKTWAELKLLDAGSWKSKAYSGERLITLDEFLDAICGRLRANIEIKTHDNLYPGIEGKVISAIKRRHMENDVVVTSFSPTVLAKVREIGRDIRTGLIMEGKPSDLILRLQLLQCSFLSINYRYLTPDLVSKVTNRGITIMAWTLDNVKVIRRIAAMHKDILICTNKPDVWHKAMCNS; this is translated from the coding sequence TTGCATAATCCTTGTGTAGCCCATAGAGGGTTCTCCAGTCAAGCTCCAGAGAATACGATGGCAGCGATTACGCTCGCGATGGAGCAACCGTATGTGAATTGGGTGGAGGTCGATGTCCAATTATCTAAGGACGGGGTTCCGTTACTAATCCATGATTATACGCTGAACCGTACGACAAGTGGACGTGGTCCTGTTAGGGACAAGACCTGGGCCGAGCTGAAGCTTCTTGATGCCGGAAGCTGGAAGTCCAAAGCTTATAGCGGAGAACGCTTGATTACGCTGGATGAATTTTTGGATGCCATATGCGGCCGCCTCCGCGCAAATATTGAGATTAAAACACATGATAACCTGTACCCTGGAATTGAGGGGAAGGTGATATCGGCAATCAAACGGCGTCATATGGAGAACGACGTTGTCGTAACATCCTTTTCACCTACTGTATTAGCTAAAGTGAGGGAAATTGGCCGCGATATTCGTACGGGGCTCATCATGGAAGGTAAACCAAGTGATCTGATTCTACGACTGCAATTGCTTCAATGCTCCTTCTTATCGATAAATTATCGATATTTGACCCCTGATCTAGTCTCCAAGGTAACCAATCGGGGGATAACGATCATGGCTTGGACACTCGATAATGTTAAAGTAATTAGACGGATTGCAGCTATGCATAAAGATATTTTGATCTGTACGAACAAGCCAGATGTTTGGCATAAGGCTATGTGTAATTCATGA
- a CDS encoding fumarylacetoacetate hydrolase family protein, with protein sequence MNRLIQNVYCVGRNYRLHAEELGNAVPTEPMIFMKPSHAIVSMDGSGDTLSLPEGRGEIHYETELVLRIARRYERGMSVEDLVDVIAFGIDFTLRDVQNELKKKGHPWTAAKGFLNSAPMTPYIAFPGAAETAEEDFTLRKNGEIVQRGNISNMIFSLQNIVDFIAEHYGLDEGDHIFTGTPEGVGPVGAGDKLEIAYGDRELGSCIIQFGSSPC encoded by the coding sequence ATGAATAGATTGATTCAGAACGTTTATTGTGTCGGACGTAACTACCGACTGCACGCTGAGGAACTTGGTAACGCGGTCCCTACGGAACCCATGATTTTTATGAAGCCGTCGCATGCGATCGTTTCAATGGATGGAAGTGGAGATACCTTGAGTTTACCTGAAGGCCGGGGAGAAATTCATTATGAAACGGAGCTAGTACTGAGGATTGCACGCCGCTATGAACGGGGGATGTCTGTTGAGGATCTCGTTGATGTGATAGCTTTCGGCATCGATTTCACACTTCGCGATGTGCAAAATGAGTTGAAGAAAAAGGGACATCCATGGACTGCAGCTAAGGGATTCCTAAATTCAGCACCAATGACCCCTTACATCGCTTTTCCAGGGGCTGCAGAGACTGCGGAAGAGGACTTCACTCTGCGCAAAAATGGCGAGATCGTGCAGAGAGGTAATATCAGTAATATGATATTCTCGTTGCAAAACATCGTAGATTTTATAGCCGAACATTATGGATTGGATGAAGGGGATCACATCTTCACGGGAACACCTGAAGGAGTAGGACCTGTTGGTGCGGGAGACAAGCTGGAGATAGCTTATGGCGACCGGGAACTGGGGAGCTGCATCATTCAATTTGGATCCTCTCCATGCTGA